A portion of the Pseudopipra pipra isolate bDixPip1 chromosome 1, bDixPip1.hap1, whole genome shotgun sequence genome contains these proteins:
- the CCN3 gene encoding CCN family member 3: MATGGGQDLPALLLLLLLLVLRPCEASAGRPGGPAAGGSRRAVRPRDPAPGAAVSPQESGREPACPRPCGGHCPAEPPRCAPGVPAVLDGCSCCLVCARQRGERCSALLPCDESSGLYCDRGPEDGGTAGICMVLEGDNCVFDGMIYRNGETFQPSCKYQCTCRDGQIGCLPRCNLDLLLPGPDCPFPRKIEVPGECCEKWICDPDDEVILGGFAMAAYRQEATLGIDVSDSSANCIEQTTEWSACSKSCGMGFSTRVTNRNQRCEMVKQTRLCMIRPCENDESSDKKGKKCVRTKKSVKAVRFEYNNCTSVQTYKPRYCGLCSDGRCCTPHNTKTIQVEFRCPQGKVLKKPMMLINTCVCHNNCPLSNIVFFQPSDLSSSEIKI, translated from the exons ATGGCGACAGGCGGCGGGCAAGACCTGCCcgccctgctgctgctcctccttctccttgtcCTCCGGCCGTGCGAGGCAAGTGCGGGGCGCCCGGGGGGGCCGGCGGCCGGAGGCAGCCGGCGGGCGGTGCGGCCCCGTGACCCGGCCCCCGGGGCCGCCGTGTCCCCGCAGGAGAGCGGGCGGGAGCCGGCGTGTCCCCGGCCGTGCGGGGGGCACTGCCCGGCCGAGCCGCCGCGCTGCGCCCCCGGCGTGCCCGCGGTGCTGGacggctgctcctgctgcctggtgTGCGCCCGGCAGCGCGGCGAGCGCTGCTCCGCGCTGCTGCCCTGCGACGAGAGCAGCGGCCTCTACTGCGACCGCGGCCCCGAGGACGGCGGCACCGCCGGCATCTGCATGG TGCTGGAGGGAGACAACTGCGTGTTTGACGGGATGATTTATCGCAACGGGGAGACGTTCCAGCCCAGCTGCAAGTACCAGTGCACCTGCCGCGACGGACAGATCGGCTGCCTGCCCCGCTGCAACCTGGACCTGCTGCTCCCCGGCCCCGACTGCCCCTTTCCCAGAAAAATCGAAGTCCCTGGAGAGTGCTGTGAGAAGTGGATCTGCGACCCTGATGATGAAGTGATTTTGGGAGGTTTTGCTATGGCCG CCTACAGACAAGAGGCCACACTTGGGATTGATGTGTCGGATTCAAGTGCCAATTGTATTGAGCAGACAACAGAATGGAGTGCTTGCTCCAAAAGCTGTGGAATGGGCTTTTCCACTCGTGTTACAAACAGAAATCAACGGTGTGAGATGGTGAAGCAGACGCGGCTCTGCATGATAAGACCTTGTGAAAATGATGAGTCATCTGATAAG aaagggaagaaatgtgTCCGAACAAAGAAGTCTGTGAAAGCTGTTCGCTTTGAGTACAACAACTGCACGAGTGTGCAGACATACAAACCACGTTACTGTGGCCTCTGCAGTGATGGGCGATGCTGTACCCCAcacaacaccaaaaccattcaGGTGGAGTTCCGCTGTCCTCAGGGCAAAGTCCTAAAAAAGCCAATGATGTTGATCAACACCTGCGTCTGTCATAACAACTGTCCTTTGAGTAACATTGTTTTCTTCCAACCATCAGATCTGTCATctagtgaaataaaaatatga